The following proteins are encoded in a genomic region of bacterium:
- a CDS encoding efflux RND transporter permease subunit, with the protein MEDFNSKPQTSNPKLETSYRGAIAWMASNPVAANLIMIVCLVGGFLMLGKITQEVFPSTEQDIVRIQAFYPGASPEEIEQGLILVIEEAVRGLDGVSEVSSTADEGRGTVNVTLLEGQDLQKLANDIKSEVSRIGTFPADADDPEVRILSRRRNVIDLVLYGQTSAATLHELGELTRDQLLTDPDITQVELDGVRPLEISIEISQENLLRYNLTLDEVAARLRSAAVDLPGGGIKTAGGEILLRMKERRDYGRQFASIPVITAPDGSQVLLGDIAVVNDSYEDSDSYATFDGKPAVFLDIFRIGDQTPIKVADGVFRQLEILKNTLPEGIGIAILRDNAKAYRERAELLIRNGILGTLLVLVILGIFLELRLAFWVMMGIPISFLGSLLFFPVLGISINMITLFAFIMAVGIVVDDAVIVGENVYYYYQEEDNLLDAATRGAREIATPVTFSILTNVAAFMPLYFIPGVMGKVFKMIPLVVCTAFMISLFESLFILPAHLGHRQERKLGSIRGWIHQRQQAFSRWFIRWVRNRFGPFLDAALSRRYLVIAIAVAILAFFLAYAGSGRMGLGLFPRVESDFARASASISFGSPVEKTEAVAKKMRAAALKVVEESGHPELTTGIYTRIGRGGSHNLFMIVYLADPEIRDKIMTTREFTRKWREALGPLPEAETLNLASDFGGPGSGSAITVELSHRDTRVLEKASAELSEELLNYSLVKDIDDGFQPGKEQLDFSLTDRGKALGLTADNVARQIRSSFYGSRVLRQQRGRNEVTVTARLPEAERESIYNLEEMKIKSPTGGFVLLRDAVNVERDRALTTINRRGGRRVVQVTADINDRSRSGEIKDALKETELPRLLGRYPGLQYSFEGHAADTRESMQSLKIGFTIAMILIFAMLAIPFKSYTQPLIVMSSIPFGIIGAVIGHLIMGYSLSVVSMFGIVALSGVVVNDSLILIDFANRRIREKGMSIHDAVLDAAIQRFRPILLTTATTFGGLAPMMFEPAIQARFMIPMAISLGYGILFATVITLVMVPCLYMVVEDLGNLHEDVKRGWGKLIGHGDAETR; encoded by the coding sequence ATGGAAGATTTTAACTCCAAACCTCAAACCTCAAACCCCAAACTCGAAACTTCTTATCGTGGTGCGATAGCATGGATGGCCAGCAACCCCGTCGCGGCCAACCTCATCATGATCGTGTGCCTGGTTGGCGGTTTCCTCATGCTGGGCAAGATCACCCAGGAGGTATTCCCCAGCACAGAACAGGACATCGTAAGGATCCAGGCTTTCTATCCGGGGGCCAGCCCCGAGGAGATCGAACAGGGCCTGATCCTTGTCATCGAGGAGGCTGTCAGGGGCCTCGATGGTGTTAGCGAGGTGAGTTCCACAGCTGATGAAGGAAGGGGAACCGTCAATGTGACGCTCCTGGAGGGGCAGGATCTCCAGAAACTGGCCAACGATATCAAAAGTGAGGTCTCTCGTATTGGCACCTTCCCCGCGGATGCCGATGACCCTGAAGTGAGGATCCTTTCCAGGCGGCGGAACGTCATCGACCTGGTTCTTTATGGGCAGACCAGCGCCGCGACCCTCCACGAACTGGGTGAACTGACCCGGGACCAGCTTCTCACAGACCCCGACATCACCCAGGTGGAACTGGACGGCGTGCGCCCCCTGGAAATCAGCATTGAGATCTCTCAGGAGAACCTGCTCCGCTATAACCTGACCCTCGACGAAGTGGCGGCCAGGCTGCGCAGCGCCGCTGTGGACCTCCCCGGCGGCGGCATCAAGACAGCCGGTGGTGAGATCCTTCTCCGAATGAAGGAGCGACGGGACTATGGCCGCCAGTTCGCCAGCATCCCGGTGATCACGGCCCCCGACGGTTCCCAGGTCCTGCTCGGAGACATCGCTGTCGTGAACGACTCCTACGAGGATTCCGACAGCTACGCCACCTTTGACGGCAAGCCCGCCGTCTTTCTCGACATCTTCCGTATCGGGGATCAGACCCCCATAAAGGTGGCCGATGGTGTTTTCAGGCAACTCGAGATCCTGAAGAACACCCTTCCGGAAGGGATCGGGATCGCCATTTTGAGGGACAACGCCAAAGCCTACCGGGAGCGCGCCGAGCTGCTTATCAGGAACGGGATCCTGGGCACCCTGCTGGTCCTGGTGATCCTCGGCATTTTCCTCGAGCTCCGTCTGGCATTCTGGGTGATGATGGGCATCCCCATCTCCTTTCTGGGTTCCCTTCTCTTCTTCCCCGTCCTGGGAATCTCCATCAACATGATCACCCTTTTCGCTTTCATCATGGCCGTGGGTATTGTGGTGGACGACGCCGTCATTGTGGGAGAGAACGTCTACTATTATTACCAGGAGGAGGACAATCTTCTTGACGCCGCCACCCGGGGAGCCCGGGAGATCGCCACCCCGGTGACCTTCAGCATCCTCACCAACGTAGCCGCCTTCATGCCTCTGTACTTTATCCCGGGAGTCATGGGCAAGGTGTTCAAAATGATACCGCTGGTGGTCTGTACAGCATTTATGATCTCCCTCTTCGAATCTCTTTTTATCCTGCCGGCCCACCTTGGACACCGTCAGGAGAGAAAACTGGGCAGCATCCGGGGGTGGATCCACCAGCGCCAGCAGGCCTTCTCCCGATGGTTCATCCGCTGGGTGCGCAACCGCTTCGGCCCTTTCCTGGACGCCGCCCTATCGAGGCGCTACCTGGTTATTGCCATTGCCGTTGCCATTCTGGCCTTCTTCCTGGCTTACGCCGGCAGCGGGCGCATGGGTCTGGGGCTTTTCCCCCGGGTGGAGTCCGATTTCGCCAGAGCGTCGGCAAGCATCTCCTTCGGCTCTCCGGTGGAAAAAACCGAAGCCGTAGCCAAAAAGATGCGTGCGGCAGCCCTCAAGGTGGTGGAGGAGTCAGGGCACCCGGAGTTGACCACGGGGATCTACACGCGCATCGGCAGGGGGGGCAGTCACAACCTCTTCATGATCGTCTATCTGGCCGACCCGGAGATCCGCGACAAGATCATGACTACCAGGGAGTTCACCAGGAAGTGGCGCGAGGCGTTAGGGCCGCTGCCGGAGGCCGAGACCCTCAACCTGGCCTCGGACTTCGGAGGTCCGGGTTCAGGATCGGCAATCACCGTGGAGCTTAGCCACCGCGACACCCGTGTGCTGGAAAAAGCCAGCGCCGAACTATCTGAAGAGCTTCTCAACTACTCACTGGTCAAGGATATCGACGACGGGTTCCAGCCGGGCAAGGAACAGCTCGATTTCTCTCTCACTGACCGGGGGAAGGCCCTGGGACTTACCGCCGACAATGTTGCCCGGCAGATCCGCAGCTCTTTCTACGGCTCCAGGGTCCTGCGCCAGCAGCGAGGCCGCAACGAAGTGACCGTCACAGCCCGTTTGCCTGAGGCCGAACGCGAGTCCATATACAACCTCGAAGAGATGAAGATCAAAAGCCCCACGGGGGGGTTCGTGCTCCTGCGGGATGCGGTGAACGTCGAACGGGACCGCGCACTCACAACAATAAACCGCCGTGGAGGCAGGCGCGTCGTCCAGGTGACCGCTGATATAAACGACAGAAGCCGTTCCGGTGAGATCAAGGACGCTCTCAAGGAAACAGAGCTTCCAAGACTCCTGGGCCGCTATCCGGGACTTCAGTACAGTTTTGAGGGTCATGCCGCCGACACCCGGGAGAGCATGCAGAGTCTCAAGATCGGGTTTACTATCGCAATGATCCTTATCTTCGCCATGCTGGCAATACCCTTTAAATCCTACACCCAACCCCTCATCGTCATGAGCAGCATACCCTTCGGCATTATCGGAGCCGTCATAGGCCACCTGATAATGGGCTACAGCCTGAGCGTCGTGAGCATGTTCGGTATCGTGGCGCTATCCGGGGTCGTGGTTAACGACTCCCTCATTCTCATCGACTTTGCCAACCGCCGCATCCGCGAAAAAGGCATGTCCATCCACGATGCGGTCCTCGACGCCGCGATCCAGCGCTTCAGGCCCATCCTGCTCACCACAGCAACGACCTTCGGCGGATTGGCCCCCATGATGTTTGAGCCGGCCATCCAGGCCCGGTTCATGATCCCCATGGCCATCAGTCTGGGCTACGGGATCCTCTTCGCTACGGTGATCACCCTGGTTATGGTGCCGTGCCTCTACATGGTGGTTGAGGATCTGGGGAATTTACATGAAGATGTGAAGCGGGGCTGGGGAAAACTCATAGGACATGGCGACGCGGAGACACGGTGA